In Trichoplusia ni isolate ovarian cell line Hi5 chromosome 10, tn1, whole genome shotgun sequence, the genomic window TTTACACTTTGCCGCGGAAGCATTGTTATTAGATtatcaaacgttaaaaaaagaaaccgttTCGGATAGTGTATTGAGCAGAGTAGCCAGATATATAAACGATGGCTGGCCGGTCGAGGTcgaaatgaaagaattaaaaccatattttaaccGTAGAAAGGAATTATATATTGAGCTAGGGTGTGTAATGTGGGGACATAGGCTAGTAATTCCTAGTACGTGTAGGAATAAAGTGATCGCTGAGCTTCATGAGAGTCACATGGGCATAGTCAAAACTAAATCGTTAGCGCGAAGTTACGTATGGTGGCCGGGAATAGACGAGGCACTAGAGACAGCATGTTGCAGCTGCACCGTGTGCGCTGAAGTGGCGGACGCACCACCTGCGCATGCGCCCCGCGCCTGGCCGTGGCCAGATCGACCGTGGACCAGGATACACGTAGACTTCTTAGGACCGGTAGCCGGTCTTACTTATCTAGTGGTAGTCGATGCACATTCAAAGTGGATTGAAGCTATTAGAATGCTGAGCACCACATCGCAAGCggtaataaaagaattacgaGAGATGTGGGCGAGATTTGGGTTACCTAAACAATTGGTTAGTGATAATGGCCCTCCGTTTTTCAGTGGAGAATTTCagcaattcttaaataataatggtatagAACATATATTTTCGGCACCTTATCACCCAGCTTCTAATGGGGCAGCGGAAAACgctgttaaaatttgtaaaaagagcATTAAAAAGGCGATTAAATCGAAATCCGACGTACACTCCACATTGTGTCGTTTTCTGCTGGCGTACAGAAACACACCACACTATACAACCGGGGAAAGCCCCGCCAAGATGTTATTAGGGCGCAACTTGCGCATGCGGTTAGATTGTTTGAAACCAGACCAGAAGGCACTTATTAGAGCTCGCCAAGAGACAGTAGAAGCTACATCGAGTGGCGTCACAAGACAGTTTAATCCGGGGGACCTTGTATGGTTCAGAGAATACCGTAGCTCAAACAAGTGGTCTGCAGGGACTGTTATAGAGAAAACAGGTAGtacagattataatgttaaatctaTCCACGGCACTGAGGTGCATAGACACATTGACCAACTAAAACCAAGAGTGATAAATAGGACAGCTAGGCTNNNNNNNNNNNNNNNNNNNNNNNNNNNNNNNNNNNNNNNNNNNNNNNNNNNNNNNNNNNNNNNNNNNNNNNNNNNNNNNNNNNNNNNNNNNNNNNNNNNNNNNNNNNNNNNNNNNNNNNNNNNNNNNNNNNNNNNNNNNNNNNNNNNNNNNNNNNNNNNNNNNNNNNNNNNNNNNNNNNNNNNNNNNNNNNNNNNNNNNNNNNNNNNNNNNNNNNNNNNNNNNNNNNNNNNNNNNNNNNNNNNNNNNNNNNNNNNNNNNNNNNNNNNNNNNNNNNNNNNNNNNNNNNNNNNNNNNNNNNNNNNNNNNNNNNNNNNNNNNNNNNNNNNNNNNNNNNNNNNNNNNNNNNNNNNNNNNNNNNNNNNNNNNNNNNNNNNNNNNNNNNNNNNNNNNNNNNNNNNNNNNNNNNNNNNNNNNNNNNNNNNNNNNNNNNNNNNNNNNNNNNNNNNNNNNNNNNNNNNNNNNNNNNNNNNNNNNNNNNNNNNNNNNNNNNNNNNNNNNNNNNNNNNNNNNNNNNNNNNNNNNNNNNNNNNNNNNNNNNNNNNNNNNNNNNNNNNNNNNNNNNNNNNNNNNNNNNNNNNNNNNNNNNNNNNNNNNNNNNNNNNNNNNNNNNNNNNNNNNNNNNNNNNNNNNNNNNNNNNNNNNNNNNNNNNNNNNNNNNNNNNNNNNNNNNNNNNNNNNNNNNNNNNNNNNNNNNNNNNNNNNNNNNNNNNNNNNNNNNNNNNNNNNNNNNNNNNNNNNNNNNNNNNNNNNNNNNNNNNNNNNNNNNNNNNNNNNNNNNNNNNNNNNNNNNNNNNNNNNNNNNNNNNNNNNNNNNNNNNNNNNNNNNNNNNNNNNNNNNNNNNNNNNNNNNNNNNNNNNNNNNNNNNNNNNNNNNNNNNNNNNNNNNNNNNNNNNNNNNNNNNNNNNNNNNNNNNNNNNNNNNNNNNNNNNNNNNNNNNNNNNNNNNNNNNNNNNNNNNNNNNNNNNNNNNNNNNNNNNNNNNNNNNNNNNNNNNNNNNNACAAACTAGCTAAATACCAGGTACCTTCTAGTACGATTGTTAGTCAGTAGTCTTGCTTTGTTTCCCAATTTTatcttctttgtttgttttgtgaataCGTCACTTTCACAACGTTGAGTAACGATTGATATGACGTATTTGCTTCTTTTTGATGCGATAGTGTCTAGAATAATTTCTAGATTACCGTGTCGCTTGATCTTCCGCGGATACATGTGCggaatgtttattattgtaaacgTGACATACATAGACATCTGTCTCAAAAACAACTGATTGTATGTACCTACTGTATCAAATATCGTATTCAAGTGTTAGATTCAAAATTATAGTGCGATTTGTTTCTGGCTTTTATAACATGAGAAACATTGCTTATTCCCTTTGTGTTTGGAAAATTGCTGTTACCTCATTATTTAAGTAGT contains:
- the LOC113497955 gene encoding uncharacterized protein K02A2.6-like (The sequence of the model RefSeq protein was modified relative to this genomic sequence to represent the inferred CDS: added 337 bases not found in genome assembly), whose amino-acid sequence is MKELKPYFNRRKELYIELGCVMWGHRLVIPSTCRNKVIAELHESHMGIVKTKSLARSYVWWPGIDEALETACCSCTVCAEVADAPPAHAPRAWPWPDRPWTRIHVDFLGPVAGLTYLVVVDAHSKWIEAIRMLSTTSQAVIKELREMWARFGLPKQLVSDNGPPFFSGEFQQFLNNNGIEHIFSAPYHPASNGAAENAVKICKKSIKKAIKSKSDVHSTLCRFLLAYRNTPHYTTGESPAKMLLGRNLRMRLDCLKPDQKALIRARQETVEATSSGVTRQFNPGDLVWFREYRSSNKWSAGTVIEKTGSTDYNVKSIHGTEVHRHIDQLKPRVINRTARLVDANFRNFQPVQPVKSSRSSLVFPSDNNRAPNTEPDRTNGTSLTKALVEETSRTQTDGSDLVTSEPLSTSSVPLNMPKVQETGSPRVPITRDIRTSNRTRKPVKRYGFDDD